CTTATgtcataaaaatacattattttataaaaatgtcACAAAGATAGATATACTTcatgtttttttctctttatataCGCTTTATTTATTTTCAGGAATGAAGCGTTGGAGTTCTTAAGAAATTCAGAAATTGTTATCAAGAAGTTATTAGAGGCACTTATGAAAGGACTAAACGTAAAAGAAATAGACCAAAGTAAAGAATCACTTCTAATGGGATCAAAAAGGATTAACGTTAATTACTATCCAAAATGTCCTAATCCCGAATTAACTGTGGGGGTAGGGCGTCACTCTGACGTCTCAACACTAACGATTCTTCTTCAAGATAATATCGGAGGACTCTATGTGAAAAAACTCGATAATGACACGTGGATCCATGTCCCGCCGATCCATGGGGCTTTAGTGATTAATATTGGCGATGCACTTCAAATAATGAGCAATGGACGATACAAGAGCATTGAGCATCGTGTTATGGCAAATGGTAATAATAACAGGATTTCTGTGCCTATTTTTGTGAACCCCAAGCCTAGTGACGTAATCGGACCTTTGGCGGAAGTGTTGAAGAGTGGGGAGGATCCAATTTACAAAAAAGTCCTTTACTCGGATTATGTGAAGCATTTCTTTAGAAAAGCTCACGATGGGAAAGACACTATCGATTTTGCTAAAATCAATTAGAAACTAATTAATTGGGTTTGCTGGAAGAATAATAAGTGCTTATATtaagcaaaaaataataatgtgtgTTTCATTTTCATGTATCTTTCTCATGACAACTATAAGTTGTGTATGGGGTTTTTCATTTGAGCATTTTCTATTccagttttctttattttgtgttCAAATATTTCAGAAGTCATTAGTTTCGTAAATTGCACTGAATTTAGTATTGTTGTATGACATGTCTATATAGGCcaccttttattttctttttttgttgttggtaatacTAGACTTAGTTGCACCATAATCAGTGGCGGAACAAAAAGAAGCTAAAAAAGTTTTAACATTTACTATATAtaagtaaaaattaattttaataatgtATAAACAATGTAATTTTCGCTTATTTAAGAAAGTTCGGACAAATCTCCTTAAGCCCTTGGCCTTTATGAGTATGTCAtgctagatcacatagagttttggtactagagtcaagcctattgttactattcctacTTCTTTGAGAAATAAGGGAAATTGCCAAGACAATTCATTTATTAACATTTCACTGTCATTCCAATTGTATCATCAAGTCACGACGTTGCTGGTGACAATGACATCCTAACTAAcagaataaagaagaaaagcaaattaTGTAACTCAtatgaaaggaaagaaaaataaaagcagATACCATTATCGTAAACAAAAACGTTTttagtatttaaaatttatatatacacgATAATGATTGGATTCACAATTAAATATTCCTAGATACATATATCGAACGTGTGAACTCACCCGTAGGTGACATGATGGACCCGACTGAAGCTATAACCAATTAGAGCAAAATGGAATTAAATGCTGAATAAAATTGGTAAAGTTTCAAACACGAATATATATCTATTAATAATGGTTAATGTGTTGGTACATATATGTAGCTTGTGAATGATGGCAAATTAATTTGTACATTAAGATGTTATAAATGCAAACTAAAAAGACAATGTAAACATAAGACAGCTAATATAATGTTCGACAAGTTGATGTTAGAAAAACATGAACCAACACAAAAGCACTTCCCTAAATGCCATATTTGCAAATCGCATTCAATAAATGTTAATACAAACAGGAGCGTCAGTTAAAAAACATCATGGAACTTTGATAGATTCAGAGTGTCAAATCTAGCAAGGTTATAATTAA
This Solanum dulcamara chromosome 1, daSolDulc1.2, whole genome shotgun sequence DNA region includes the following protein-coding sequences:
- the LOC129884319 gene encoding feruloyl CoA ortho-hydroxylase F6H1-3, producing MPSIDVSYITNFVVNEGHGVKGLSEIGLQKLPKQYIQPIEERITSTTITLDDQIPVIDMSNWDIHNKLISENICNAAEKWGFFQIINHDISLEVLESIKEATYRFFKQPAEEKNKHSKENSSTNNVRYGTSFTPKAEKALEWKDYLSLFYVSDEEAAALWPSTLRNEALEFLRNSEIVIKKLLEALMKGLNVKEIDQSKESLLMGSKRINVNYYPKCPNPELTVGVGRHSDVSTLTILLQDNIGGLYVKKLDNDTWIHVPPIHGALVINIGDALQIMSNGRYKSIEHRVMANGNNNRISVPIFVNPKPSDVIGPLAEVLKSGEDPIYKKVLYSDYVKHFFRKAHDGKDTIDFAKIN